A portion of the Deinococcus peraridilitoris DSM 19664 genome contains these proteins:
- a CDS encoding cob(I)yrinic acid a,c-diamide adenosyltransferase: MKLYTKTGDQGETGLYGADRVSKANARVEAYGTVDEVNSLLGLVRAHLGPDDGVIDRDLARLQDALFDLGADLATREESPYSKNISRIDAQDVAELEQQIDRYHGQAPELRQFVHPGGTLVAANLQVARAVARRAEREVVRLSHDEAVNEHVRVYLNRLSDLLFSMARVVNARAGIAEEAWHVKGRR, translated from the coding sequence ATGAAGCTTTACACCAAGACTGGCGATCAGGGTGAAACAGGCCTGTACGGCGCCGACCGCGTCAGCAAGGCCAACGCGCGCGTTGAAGCATACGGAACGGTCGACGAGGTCAACAGCCTGCTCGGGTTGGTTCGCGCTCACCTCGGCCCCGACGACGGGGTGATTGACCGTGATCTTGCGCGGCTGCAGGACGCGCTGTTCGATCTGGGCGCCGACCTCGCCACTCGCGAGGAAAGCCCTTACTCGAAAAATATCAGCCGGATTGACGCGCAAGACGTGGCGGAGCTTGAGCAGCAGATCGACCGCTACCACGGCCAGGCGCCTGAGCTGCGTCAATTCGTTCATCCGGGAGGAACGCTCGTGGCGGCAAATCTGCAAGTCGCGCGCGCTGTGGCACGCCGTGCCGAGCGCGAAGTCGTTCGGCTTTCCCACGACGAGGCGGTGAACGAACACGTGCGGGTTTACCTCAACCGACTTTCAGACCTGCTCTTCAGCATGGCGCGCGTCGTGAATGCCCGCGCCGGAATTGCCGAGGAAGCGTGGCACGTCAAGGGACGCCGGTAA